The region TAGGCTTATATATTCTGTATTAAATTATAATTTGTTATATAAATTTCTTAAACCAATTATCTAGAAAAATCATTTGTTGTTCTGTATGAAACCAATGCTCTCCGTTTTTCATAACCGTCAAATTTGCACTTATCTTATTTGCAAAATTTGTCATTGTTTCCAAAGAAGTCATATTATCATTCTCGGCATAAAGAATGCTAGTCGGTACATTCCAAGCGATCGGATTATCTCTAACATAAGAAAGATATTTCCAGGATAACGTTTCTCCAAAGGATGTTGTAATTGTTTTTTCTTTATACAGCTTCTCTTCTGATACGTTTTCCCATATCATCATATTTAAAATTAATTTTTCCATATCTACGATCGGCGAAATAAGCATAGCTTCTTTGATAGATTTATCCTTCAATGACAACATGGAATAATAAGCACCTATACTATTTGCTATTAAGAAAATTTCACGATATTGAGGTGCTATAAATTCATAGAATTTCGGAAATTCCATCTTAGCTTCCCAAGGAAATTCTGCCTTGTAATCAAAACCTATAACGTCATGTTCATCGCTGAAAAATTTTTTGTAGTAGTCAGCCTCTCGGACGTTTCCACCTTTACCGTGTATGTATATGACAGCATTTTTCATTATAGTTGCCTTGATAAATTTTAATTTGCCCAACTCGTTTTTGTTGCATTATATTATTTTTCATATATTTTGTCATTCATCAATAGCCAGTACGAATCTTTTGTGAAGCTTTTAAGACAAAAATACGGACTTGACAGGCTTTGAAAACTCAAAAATCGGAAGTGTTACTCTAAAAAGCTTCAATGGTACAAAAGAGGTTCAAATACAAATACAAAAACAGATAAGTTTTGACCAAAGATTGATTCTTGCAAAGGAGAAAATCGATGAATATCTTGATAAAAAGACCTAAGGCGCGGATGCAGAGATAAGAACTCTTACCACAAGAGCATTTGATGTTAAAAACGGCAAGATAGACGTAAAACAGATACTAAGGCTTAAAGTAATATCCGATCGAGGCTCCAAAATGAAAAGAAGCAATGCCTATGGTAGATGAAGCGACTAAGATAATAGGTACAAAAAGCTATATAAGATTCAAGAAAAAGCCAAGAATAAAGTAGATACTAAAATAACCATGATACAGCTTGATTTTGCGGCGATAAAAAAGAGATGAAATGTCAATACAGATACCAGTAGGCTTTAGAGACGAACCTACAACAACTACTGCATGATCTGGCAAATGCAAAAACTAAAAATTTAATACTTTTAACCTTTAATTTAAAGCTTCAAATATATAAGAAACTCAACTTTTTATCTATCAGATAGCTTATAGCAATATTTACTATGGCTTTATATTTGTGTTATTAGAGTTGAATTTTGCCTTGCCACCTAATAGTTTGCTTGCCACCCCATTTGCCACCTAATAAAAGTAAAACTATTGTATTTCAAAATTATGGAAATAAAAGCTAAAAAGTGGAATATAAACGAATTTTAGGTAATTTTTTATACAGTAAAAGTATGGTAAAAGAAGGTAAAAATACACTGAAAGTATGTAATGGTGGGTTCACCAGGACTCGAACCTGGGACCATCCGGTTATGAGCCGGATGCTCTAACCAACTGAGCTATGAACCCGCTAGTTGAATTGAAGTTGTGATTATAACAATGCAAACCTTATTTATCGCTAAATTTTGTTTTAATTTTTTAAAAATGTATAATTGTCATTAAATTTAAAAACGAAAGCGACAAAATGAATACAAATTTAACTAAAGCGATGCAATTTTTTTTAGATAATCCAGGCAAAGAAAATGAAAATAACCTTATACAAGAGCTTAAAAAAGCCCAGTTTATGGCTCCTGTTATTATCAATCAAGCCCTAGCGAAGCCTGACGGAAAGGCATTTTATGAAGAAGAAGGCTCAAATATCAAATTTATTCTTCTTGAAGACGAAGAGAGCGATCTTAGCTATTTTCCCGCTTTTACAAGCAAAGAAGAGATGATGAGGTGGAGAAACGATAGCGAACAAGAAATTTTAAATTTAGAGCTTAAAAACTATCTTGCTATGCTAGAAGCATCAAAAGAAAAATACACTGGCATAGTTATAGACGCATTTTCGTATAATCTAATCTTAAATTTCAAGACAATTAAGCAAATTTGTGAAATTTAACCTTAAATTTCACTCGTTTTCCAGCTCGCTTTGAGCAACGCTCTCATCAAATCCAAGCTCAAGCGTCTTTATCTCGCCGATAGAATTTCCTGCGATACCTTTGATCGAGCCAAACATCTCTATTGCATTATCACGAACCTTTTCTATCTGTTTTTCGCGGCTTTTCCAAATTCGCTTCATCGCATTTTGCTCTTTTATCAAGTCTTCTTGCATAGAAGTAAAGCCCTCTACGATAGCCTCAATTCGCATTTTAAACTCATTGCTCGTTAGATAAGAGTAAAGAAGCTCGATTTTGCCTGTTTTATTTTGCACGGAGCTTTTAGCGAAATTTAGCTCAATCACCGAATTTCTAAGCACGAAGCTAAGCGCCTTAAACTCCTCATACGAACACACCCACACTCCATCAACCAGCCCCAGCCGCTCCATATCTTTTGGGCGGGCTTCGCTCACAAGCACTCCCACGTCAGCACCGCTTGAGCGCATATCGGATCTAAATTTCTCTATCCACTCATTTGAAAAGTTCTTGGTTCGCTTGCTTTCATAGTAAATTTTACCGCAGTTTTGCACCTCTCTAGTATTTACTATCTGCATGCAGTCAGCGCCGTTTGCGCCCTTTTTAACCTCCTCGATAGTATCAAGCGGGAATTTCGCCCTCAACCACTCCTCGATCGCAAGCTCCTGCACCTCACCTTGAAGCTGCTGGCTACCCTGCTCTATGCGTCTTTGAGCTTCGCTCAGCTGCTTTTTAAGCGCTTCCATCTGCTCATCTTTTTGGCGAAATTTAAGCTCATTGGCAGATGAAATTTCCTTTTGCAAGCGCTCCTTTTCGGCTTGCAACTTAGCCGAAAATTCAAGCTCGCTTTTAGCCTTGATACTTGCTTCAAGCTCATCTTTTTCGCGTTTGAGTTTTTCTATTTCCACGGTTTTTAAATTTAGCTCGCTAACCTGCTTCGACTTGGCTTCAAGCTCGGCTTTTAGCGCATTTACAGCGGCTAAATTTTCATTTTCAAATTTTATCTTTATCTGTGCTTCAAGCTCACTTTGCCTAAGCTTTAAAGCCTCAGCTACTCTAGCGTCAAATTCCGCCTGCTTAGCTTCAAGCTCCTTTTGCTTTGCGTTTAGCTGCTCTAAATGCGTCTTATACTGCTCTCTTTTAGCCTCAACCTCTTTTTCAAAATTCTTTTTTTCGGCGGCTAATTTTTGGTTAAATTCCTGTTCGACTTGGCTTTTAAAAGCCGAATTTACATCTACATCAAACCCGCAGTTTGGGCATTTTACGCTATCTTTCATTTATAATCTCGTCTTCATCTTTTCAAATTCATCCTGCACGACTTTCTGATTTGGCTCATTTGTCATCTTATCTATGGCATCGCCCCAGATGCTAATTGCTATAATAGCGATACTTGAAGCTACAAAGCCCGGCAAAATTTCATAAACGTAAGAATTTAGCCCAAAAGCTATCCATGCAAGCACTGTTATGCCACCGACTATCATTCCTGCAAGTGCCGCCAGAGCGCTCATGCGCTTATAATAAAGACTAAACAAAAGCACAGGTCCAAAGCTAGCCCCAAATCCGGCCCAAGCGTTACCTACCACTCCCAGCACGGTATCGGTTGAGCCAAATGCCAAGAGTGTTGCCACTAAAGCAACCACAACTACGGCATATCTGCCAAATATCACCTGCGTCTTT is a window of Campylobacter sp. CCUG 57310 DNA encoding:
- a CDS encoding carboxylesterase, whose amino-acid sequence is MKNAVIYIHGKGGNVREADYYKKFFSDEHDVIGFDYKAEFPWEAKMEFPKFYEFIAPQYREIFLIANSIGAYYSMLSLKDKSIKEAMLISPIVDMEKLILNMMIWENVSEEKLYKEKTITTSFGETLSWKYLSYVRDNPIAWNVPTSILYAENDNMTSLETMTNFANKISANLTVMKNGEHWFHTEQQMIFLDNWFKKFI
- a CDS encoding DUF2130 domain-containing protein, which gives rise to MKDSVKCPNCGFDVDVNSAFKSQVEQEFNQKLAAEKKNFEKEVEAKREQYKTHLEQLNAKQKELEAKQAEFDARVAEALKLRQSELEAQIKIKFENENLAAVNALKAELEAKSKQVSELNLKTVEIEKLKREKDELEASIKAKSELEFSAKLQAEKERLQKEISSANELKFRQKDEQMEALKKQLSEAQRRIEQGSQQLQGEVQELAIEEWLRAKFPLDTIEEVKKGANGADCMQIVNTREVQNCGKIYYESKRTKNFSNEWIEKFRSDMRSSGADVGVLVSEARPKDMERLGLVDGVWVCSYEEFKALSFVLRNSVIELNFAKSSVQNKTGKIELLYSYLTSNEFKMRIEAIVEGFTSMQEDLIKEQNAMKRIWKSREKQIEKVRDNAIEMFGSIKGIAGNSIGEIKTLELGFDESVAQSELENE
- a CDS encoding SseB family protein, encoding MNTNLTKAMQFFLDNPGKENENNLIQELKKAQFMAPVIINQALAKPDGKAFYEEEGSNIKFILLEDEESDLSYFPAFTSKEEMMRWRNDSEQEILNLELKNYLAMLEASKEKYTGIVIDAFSYNLILNFKTIKQICEI